Proteins from a single region of Abyssalbus ytuae:
- the leuS gene encoding leucine--tRNA ligase, with product MKYDFNEIEARWQEYWAKNQTFKAENKSAKPKFYVLDMFPYPSGAGLHVGHPLGYIASDIYARYKRHQGFNVLHPMGYDSFGLPAEQYAIQTGQHPAVTTQTNINRYREQLDKIGFSFDWSREVRTSDPGYYKWTQWIFIQLYNSWYNNETDKAEDISTLVNKFETEGNARVNATCDEDVVIFSASEWNSFSEEEKQKILLKYRLTYLAETEVNWCPALGTVLANDEIVNGVSERGGHPVVRKKMTQWSMRITAYAQRLLDGLDKLDWPQPLKDSQTYWIGRSEGASVKFKIDGHEEEIEVFTTRPDTIFGVSFMTLAPELDLVKKITTPGQKEKVEAYIEETAKKSERDRMADVKTISGEFTGAYAIHPFTGKKVPVWIGDYVLASYGTGAVMAVPCGDQRDYDFAKHFGLEIPNIFEGVDISREAFADKEKTVIANSGLLNGLTYKEAMKAIINALEEKGVGKGKINYRLRDAVFSRQRYWGEPFPVYYVNGLPQMIDEKYLPVELPEVEKYLPTETGEPPLGNATVWAWDVEKCTVVSNQLVDNKTIFPLELNTMPGWAGSSWYFNRYMDAENTREFASQEALNYWKDVDLYIGGSEHATGHLLYSRFWQKFLFDKGLVPVDEYAKKLINQGMILGTSAFVYRVSGENKIVSKIFKDKFETQPIHADVSLINASDELDIEAFKNWRPEFKDAEFILEDGKYIVGREVEKMSKSKYNVVNPDDICNDYGADTLRLYEMFLGPLEQAKPWNTAGITGVHSFLKKLWRLYFDDKGKIITEDKASKDALKTLHKTIKKVIEDIEGFSFNTSVSAFMIAVNELTAQKCHSRAVLEPLAVIISPYAPHIAEELWKELGHTESIACAPFPRFEEKHLVETSKEYPVSFNGKMRFKKEFPLEMPKEEIEKLILDDERTQQQLQGREPKKVIVVPGKIINIVG from the coding sequence ATGAAATACGATTTCAACGAAATTGAAGCCAGGTGGCAGGAATATTGGGCAAAAAACCAAACGTTTAAAGCTGAGAACAAATCAGCTAAGCCCAAGTTTTATGTGTTGGATATGTTTCCTTACCCTTCCGGGGCAGGATTGCATGTAGGGCATCCGCTGGGGTATATTGCCAGCGATATTTATGCCCGCTACAAACGGCATCAGGGTTTTAATGTATTGCACCCCATGGGATATGATAGTTTTGGGCTACCGGCAGAGCAATACGCAATACAAACGGGCCAGCATCCTGCCGTTACTACCCAAACTAATATAAACCGCTACAGGGAACAACTGGATAAAATAGGTTTTTCTTTCGATTGGAGCCGCGAAGTACGCACCTCGGATCCCGGATATTATAAATGGACACAGTGGATTTTCATTCAGCTTTATAACTCCTGGTATAATAATGAAACTGACAAAGCCGAAGATATTTCAACCCTTGTAAATAAGTTTGAAACCGAAGGAAATGCCCGTGTAAATGCTACCTGTGATGAGGATGTAGTGATTTTTTCTGCATCAGAATGGAATTCATTTTCGGAAGAAGAAAAACAAAAAATACTTTTAAAATACCGCCTTACTTACCTGGCCGAAACTGAGGTTAACTGGTGTCCTGCGTTAGGAACAGTACTGGCAAACGATGAAATTGTAAACGGAGTTTCAGAACGTGGCGGCCACCCCGTAGTAAGGAAAAAAATGACCCAGTGGAGTATGCGTATTACCGCTTACGCACAAAGGTTGCTGGATGGCCTTGACAAACTGGATTGGCCTCAGCCTTTAAAAGATTCCCAGACCTATTGGATTGGAAGATCGGAAGGAGCGTCTGTGAAATTTAAAATTGACGGGCATGAAGAGGAGATTGAAGTGTTTACCACCCGTCCCGACACCATTTTTGGAGTCTCATTCATGACCCTTGCCCCGGAATTAGACTTGGTAAAAAAGATTACCACACCCGGGCAAAAAGAAAAAGTAGAAGCCTATATAGAAGAAACCGCTAAAAAGAGTGAACGCGATCGTATGGCCGATGTAAAAACTATTTCCGGTGAATTTACCGGGGCCTATGCCATCCATCCGTTTACAGGGAAAAAAGTACCTGTATGGATAGGCGATTATGTATTGGCAAGCTACGGAACAGGAGCGGTAATGGCAGTACCTTGCGGCGATCAGCGCGATTATGATTTTGCAAAACATTTCGGACTTGAAATTCCTAATATTTTTGAAGGAGTGGATATTTCCCGGGAAGCTTTTGCCGACAAGGAAAAAACGGTGATTGCCAACTCCGGTCTTCTTAACGGACTTACGTACAAAGAAGCCATGAAGGCAATTATAAATGCCCTGGAAGAAAAAGGAGTGGGGAAAGGAAAAATAAATTATCGTTTGCGCGATGCCGTATTTTCAAGACAACGTTACTGGGGAGAACCCTTTCCTGTTTATTATGTGAACGGATTGCCACAAATGATCGATGAAAAATATTTGCCGGTTGAATTACCCGAAGTTGAAAAATATTTACCCACCGAAACAGGAGAACCCCCATTGGGAAATGCAACGGTTTGGGCATGGGATGTAGAAAAGTGTACAGTAGTAAGTAATCAACTGGTTGATAATAAAACAATATTTCCTCTGGAACTCAACACTATGCCCGGTTGGGCAGGTTCTTCCTGGTATTTTAACCGCTATATGGATGCGGAAAACACCCGGGAGTTTGCCTCACAGGAAGCCTTAAACTACTGGAAGGATGTAGATTTATACATAGGAGGTAGCGAGCATGCCACCGGCCACTTGCTGTATAGCCGTTTCTGGCAGAAGTTTTTATTTGACAAAGGCTTGGTTCCGGTAGATGAATATGCTAAAAAACTTATTAACCAGGGAATGATTTTGGGTACCAGTGCTTTTGTTTATAGAGTTTCCGGGGAGAATAAAATTGTTTCTAAAATATTTAAAGATAAATTTGAAACACAACCAATCCATGCCGATGTTTCATTAATTAATGCTTCAGATGAGTTAGATATTGAAGCTTTTAAAAATTGGCGTCCTGAGTTTAAAGATGCCGAATTTATTCTTGAAGATGGCAAATACATTGTAGGCCGCGAAGTCGAAAAGATGTCCAAATCTAAATACAATGTGGTAAACCCCGATGATATTTGTAACGATTATGGAGCCGATACGTTGAGGTTATACGAAATGTTCTTAGGTCCGTTGGAACAGGCAAAACCATGGAATACGGCAGGAATAACAGGAGTACATTCTTTCCTTAAAAAATTATGGCGTTTGTATTTTGATGACAAAGGTAAAATTATAACAGAAGACAAAGCCTCTAAAGACGCTTTAAAAACACTGCATAAAACCATTAAAAAAGTGATTGAGGATATTGAAGGTTTTTCCTTTAACACTTCCGTTTCAGCATTTATGATTGCCGTAAATGAACTTACCGCCCAAAAATGCCATTCCAGGGCAGTTTTAGAACCGTTGGCGGTTATTATATCTCCTTATGCCCCGCATATAGCAGAAGAACTTTGGAAGGAATTAGGACATACGGAAAGTATTGCCTGTGCACCTTTCCCCCGGTTTGAAGAAAAACATCTGGTAGAAACCAGCAAGGAATACCCGGTATCCTTTAACGGTAAAATGCGGTTTAAAAAAGAATTTCCGTTGGAGATGCCAAAAGAAGAAATTGAAAAATTAATTCTTGATGATGAACGGACCCAGCAGCAATTACAAGGCAGGGAACCTAAAAAAGTAATAGTAGTCCCCGGAAAAATTATTAATATAGTAGGATAA
- a CDS encoding nucleotidyltransferase domain-containing protein, which yields MKQQLSHLPPDKIKELETVTQRIVATGKAEMVILFGSYARGDYKEQRGKAQGKQSDYDILVVTANADTRQGLRKKLRGIFKDIGIPVQLIVEKIGFVNSNLEEKQYFFTDIKREGKVLYNSGNFQLSDPKELTPTRRREIAEEDCKYWFGMAKKVQNSIRKDERLASFDYQQVVEMCYTAIEMVFTHYNPYEHNLEVLQNRVLKFDTRVKEAFPRATEEQKELFDHLNYAYIGGRYKSEEEFPVTRQQLNYWEIETKKLLDLTEQICLEHIEALKAIEKAGTT from the coding sequence GTGAAACAACAGCTATCCCATTTGCCCCCTGACAAAATAAAAGAACTGGAAACCGTAACCCAACGTATTGTGGCCACCGGAAAGGCAGAAATGGTGATACTCTTTGGTTCCTACGCCCGTGGCGACTATAAAGAACAAAGAGGAAAAGCACAGGGAAAACAGAGCGACTACGATATTTTAGTAGTAACAGCCAATGCCGATACCCGGCAGGGGCTCAGGAAAAAATTACGGGGTATTTTTAAGGATATTGGCATACCCGTACAACTTATTGTAGAAAAGATTGGTTTTGTAAACAGCAACCTGGAAGAAAAACAATACTTTTTTACCGACATAAAACGCGAGGGCAAAGTGTTGTACAACTCGGGTAACTTTCAACTATCCGACCCCAAAGAACTCACCCCCACCCGGAGAAGGGAAATTGCAGAGGAAGATTGTAAATATTGGTTTGGGATGGCGAAAAAAGTCCAAAATTCAATACGAAAAGATGAGAGGCTTGCTTCTTTCGACTATCAACAAGTAGTAGAGATGTGCTATACGGCTATAGAAATGGTTTTTACCCATTATAACCCGTATGAACATAACCTGGAAGTATTGCAAAACCGGGTTTTAAAGTTTGACACCCGTGTTAAAGAAGCTTTTCCCCGTGCTACCGAAGAACAAAAAGAACTTTTTGACCATTTGAACTATGCCTACATTGGCGGGCGTTACAAAAGTGAGGAAGAATTTCCGGTAACCCGGCAACAGTTAAACTATTGGGAGATTGAAACCAAAAAGTTACTTGACTTAACGGAACAAATTTGCCTGGAACATATAGAAGCCCTAAAAGCAATTGAAAAAGCAGGTACAACCTAA
- a CDS encoding SemiSWEET family sugar transporter encodes MNFNPVEILGLIAAVFTTSAFLPQVYKTWRSRSAKNLSLTMYLVFFTGVMMWMVYGFLIDSLAVILANIVTGFLTLILIYFKIRYKD; translated from the coding sequence ATGAATTTTAACCCGGTAGAAATTTTAGGATTGATTGCTGCTGTATTTACCACATCGGCATTTTTGCCCCAGGTATATAAAACATGGAGGTCCAGATCAGCAAAAAACCTTTCCTTAACCATGTACCTGGTATTTTTCACCGGAGTAATGATGTGGATGGTATACGGATTTTTAATTGACAGCCTTGCAGTAATACTGGCTAATATAGTCACAGGTTTTCTAACTCTTATCCTTATCTATTTCAAAATCAGGTATAAAGATTAA
- the ald gene encoding alanine dehydrogenase, whose amino-acid sequence MKIGVPKEIKNNENRVGITPAGVLELTKNGHQVYVQSTAGEGSGFSDEEYKNAGAEVLGGIKAVYDVAEMIVKVKEPIAEEYGLIKENQVVFTYFHFASSSELTDAMISSKAICIAYETVEDKDGTLPLLTPMSEVAGRMAVQQGAKYLEKPIKGKGVLLGGVPGVEPGKVLILGGGTVGIQAAKMAAGLGAIVTILDVNLKRLRYISDVMPDNVFTGFSNEYNIRKLIKTYDLIIGGVLIPGAKAPKLITRDMLKEMTPGTVIVDVAVDQGGCFETTKPTTHENPTYIIDDVVHYCVANMPGAVPYTSTVALTNVTLPYVIKLANMGWEKACAGDEGLHKGLNIIKGEVVYEGIL is encoded by the coding sequence ATGAAAATAGGTGTTCCTAAAGAAATAAAAAATAACGAAAACCGTGTAGGTATCACACCTGCAGGGGTATTAGAACTTACAAAAAACGGCCATCAGGTTTATGTACAATCAACAGCAGGTGAAGGCAGTGGATTTTCGGATGAGGAATATAAAAATGCAGGGGCAGAAGTACTTGGCGGTATAAAAGCGGTTTATGATGTAGCCGAAATGATTGTTAAAGTAAAAGAGCCGATAGCTGAAGAATACGGACTGATAAAAGAAAATCAGGTAGTATTTACTTATTTTCATTTTGCTTCAAGCTCGGAGCTTACCGATGCTATGATAAGCAGCAAAGCCATATGTATTGCTTATGAAACGGTAGAAGATAAAGACGGTACCCTGCCGCTACTTACCCCTATGAGCGAAGTTGCAGGCAGAATGGCTGTGCAGCAGGGAGCAAAGTATCTTGAAAAGCCAATAAAAGGCAAAGGCGTTTTACTTGGGGGAGTTCCCGGGGTAGAACCCGGTAAGGTATTAATCCTGGGAGGAGGTACTGTGGGCATTCAGGCCGCTAAAATGGCTGCAGGTTTGGGAGCTATTGTAACCATACTGGATGTTAATCTTAAACGGTTACGATATATAAGTGATGTAATGCCGGACAATGTATTTACAGGGTTCTCCAATGAATACAATATCCGAAAACTGATTAAAACCTACGATCTCATCATCGGAGGTGTTTTAATACCGGGGGCTAAAGCACCAAAGCTTATTACCCGCGATATGTTAAAAGAAATGACACCCGGTACGGTAATAGTAGATGTAGCGGTAGATCAGGGAGGATGTTTTGAAACAACCAAACCCACCACCCACGAAAATCCTACCTACATAATTGATGATGTAGTGCATTACTGTGTAGCTAATATGCCCGGGGCAGTACCCTATACCTCTACAGTGGCCTTAACCAACGTTACCCTTCCCTATGTTATCAAGCTGGCTAATATGGGCTGGGAAAAAGCATGTGCCGGAGATGAAGGCCTCCACAAAGGATTAAACATTATAAAAGGAGAAGTAGTTTACGAAGGAATTTTATAA
- a CDS encoding tail fiber protein yields the protein MKRVLLLALFLFSFFILNSQNTFPDNGNVGIGTINPTAKLEIAKTGTIGGEWNPSGSYLTVTDGGNSLIMDPNEIYGNTVLHIGTQTGDIVKFRNLTDTGAIDRVIIKNNGNVGIGTLSPLSKLHISSATNGDAVLRIEADTDNNNENDNPLIQMRQDGDIIGVNMGFSENFGENIFGIGIRNTNQGGDQWDTFTISTGNGNIGIGTTTPDSKLTVAGKIHSQEVKVTVNAGADFVFDKDYNLLKLEEVEKFIQENGHLSEIPSASEMQENGIHLSEMNIKLLQKIEELTLYTIKQEKELNKQGNSIKNQESEIIELKNILKEQQKLISQLLNNKK from the coding sequence ATGAAAAGAGTATTACTTCTTGCACTTTTTTTGTTTTCTTTTTTTATACTAAATTCTCAAAATACGTTTCCTGATAACGGAAATGTAGGAATAGGAACGATAAACCCAACTGCGAAGTTAGAAATAGCAAAAACCGGAACAATAGGTGGAGAGTGGAATCCAAGCGGAAGTTACCTGACAGTGACTGACGGGGGGAACTCTCTTATCATGGATCCCAATGAGATTTATGGAAACACGGTACTACACATAGGTACACAAACTGGTGATATTGTAAAATTCAGAAATCTGACAGATACTGGCGCGATTGATAGAGTTATTATTAAGAATAATGGTAATGTAGGTATTGGTACGCTTAGTCCGCTTTCAAAATTGCATATTTCTTCTGCAACAAATGGTGATGCAGTGTTGAGAATTGAAGCAGACACCGATAATAACAATGAAAATGATAATCCTCTGATCCAGATGCGTCAGGATGGGGATATTATTGGAGTCAATATGGGATTTTCTGAAAATTTCGGAGAAAATATATTTGGTATAGGGATAAGGAATACAAATCAGGGGGGAGACCAGTGGGATACCTTTACAATCAGTACCGGAAATGGTAATATAGGCATAGGCACCACTACTCCGGACTCCAAACTCACTGTAGCAGGAAAAATACACTCCCAAGAGGTAAAAGTAACCGTCAATGCCGGAGCTGACTTTGTTTTTGATAAAGACTACAATTTACTCAAACTGGAAGAAGTAGAGAAATTTATACAAGAAAACGGCCACCTTTCTGAAATACCTTCTGCCTCTGAAATGCAAGAAAATGGCATCCATCTTAGTGAAATGAATATTAAGTTGTTGCAGAAAATTGAAGAGCTTACGCTTTATACGATTAAGCAGGAGAAAGAACTCAATAAACAGGGGAATTCTATAAAAAATCAAGAGAGTGAAATTATAGAATTAAAAAATATCCTTAAAGAACAACAAAAACTGATTAGCCAACTTTTAAATAATAAAAAATGA
- a CDS encoding tail fiber protein, whose product MKELFFMILFFISVLNTYAQNLYDELIHPDDMENGVYFQAGPGSNNTLNWTYRYGTKLTVKSSPYRNFEIMTSSYPYGELKIRQYDPGNTSWSSWRTVLTEDENGNIGIGTSNPASKLHVTGNITNTGQLLTYNPNNTDASIALSWQNDIARIRIGGIGDGASNGFHFQGVGDKSLLRIMGNGNIGIGTTTPDSKLTVAGNIHSQEVKVTVNAGADFVFDKDYNLPKLEEVQKFIKENGHLPEVPSASEMQENGIHLSEMNIKLLQKIEELTLYTIEQEEKIEILENRLLSQEETINQLKDEFNKE is encoded by the coding sequence ATGAAAGAGTTATTTTTCATGATACTGTTTTTTATATCAGTCTTAAACACATATGCTCAGAATCTATATGACGAATTAATTCACCCGGATGATATGGAAAATGGAGTATACTTTCAAGCAGGTCCGGGGAGTAATAATACTCTAAATTGGACATATAGATATGGTACAAAGTTAACCGTAAAAAGTAGCCCTTACAGAAATTTTGAGATTATGACTAGCTCATATCCTTATGGAGAGTTAAAAATAAGGCAATATGATCCAGGGAATACATCATGGTCTTCCTGGCGTACTGTTTTAACTGAAGATGAAAATGGAAATATTGGAATAGGAACAAGTAATCCAGCTTCTAAATTGCATGTAACAGGAAATATTACTAATACTGGACAATTATTAACTTATAATCCGAATAATACAGACGCTTCAATTGCTTTATCATGGCAAAATGATATTGCTCGAATTCGTATTGGAGGTATAGGAGATGGAGCAAGCAATGGTTTCCACTTTCAGGGGGTAGGAGATAAAAGTTTGCTAAGAATAATGGGTAATGGGAACATAGGCATCGGTACCACTACCCCCGACTCCAAACTTACCGTAGCCGGCAACATACATTCTCAGGAAGTAAAAGTAACTGTCAATGCCGGAGCTGACTTTGTTTTTGATAAAGATTACAACCTACCCAAACTGGAAGAAGTACAAAAATTCATAAAAGAAAACGGCCACCTTCCTGAAGTACCTTCTGCCTCTGAAATGCAAGAAAATGGCATCCATCTTAGTGAAATGAATATTAAGTTGTTGCAGAAAATTGAAGAGCTTACGCTATATACGATTGAGCAGGAGGAAAAAATTGAAATATTAGAAAATCGTCTATTGAGCCAAGAAGAAACAATTAATCAACTTAAAGATGAATTTAATAAAGAATAA